A genomic segment from Streptomyces sp. NBC_00459 encodes:
- the aroQ gene encoding type II 3-dehydroquinate dehydratase, giving the protein MPRTLANAPIMILNGPNLNLLGQRQPEIYGSDTLADVEALCAKAAAGHGGTVDFRQSNHEGELVDWIQEARLHHAGIVINPGAYSHTSVAILDALNTCDGLPVLEVHISNIHQRETFRHHSYVSLRADGVIAGCGVQGYVFGVERVAALVGAATAEA; this is encoded by the coding sequence GTGCCCCGCACCCTCGCCAACGCCCCGATCATGATCCTCAACGGGCCCAACCTGAACCTCCTGGGCCAGCGCCAGCCGGAGATCTACGGCTCCGACACCCTCGCCGACGTCGAGGCCCTGTGCGCCAAGGCGGCGGCCGGGCACGGCGGCACGGTGGACTTCCGCCAGTCCAACCACGAGGGCGAGCTGGTCGACTGGATCCAGGAGGCACGCCTCCACCACGCCGGCATCGTCATCAACCCCGGCGCCTACTCGCACACGTCCGTCGCGATCCTGGACGCGCTCAACACCTGCGACGGCCTGCCGGTGTTGGAGGTCCACATCTCCAACATCCACCAGCGCGAGACGTTCCGGCACCACTCGTACGTCTCCCTGCGCGCCGACGGCGTCATCGCGGGGTGCGGTGTGCAGGGGTACGTCTTCGGGGTGGAGCGGGTCGCCGCTCTGGTGGGAGCGGCGACCGCGGAGGCGTGA